AAGCACtatccattaaaaaataatgtctaaaagtatgcaatgaaacGAGCAACGTCGTCCGTTTACAAATCAACTGTTGCCTACTTCTGGACACCTTGGAAAAGATTTAAAGTCAGATCAATGAACCCACCTCGATGCCCTTGCGCCTCGTGTCCAGATTGACGCCCTTCATGGTCTGCATGATGTCCTTGCGCTCCACCTGCATGCAGCAGGAGCGCTGGTTCTGGGCAGGACACTGGGCGGGAACGATGCGATCCGATCCGCCGCAGAGCCGCTGGCGATAGCAGTCCACCTTGGCCTCCTGGGCGTCGCAGGCCTCCTTGATCTTGGAGAAGGGCACGTAGTAGTTGTCCGTCTCGCAGGCGTCGTTGCCCGAGTACTTGATGTTGGCCCGCACCTTGGGGATGTTCGGGTGGTTGATGATCCTGCCCCCGGTCCTGCGCTTGATGTGGTTCCTGGCGAAGGAGCTGCGCTGCAGCATCTCGTGCAGGCAGGACTCCTGCTTGGGCTCGCAGTCGTTGGGATCCTCCCGGTAGCAGGGGTCGTCGTCCGCCCCCAGATTGGGCGCAGTCTCACTGCCATCCAGGACGCTCTCCACCTTGTGGGTGTTCTTGAGGACGCGGATGGTCAGGCCACTGCCGTTGAGGCAGGCCTCGAACTCGTCGTAGGCCTCCGGGCCCGGATCCGGCCTGGTCGGCTGGATGAAGCAGGGTGCCAGCTCAGGActgcagtcgcagtcgcaggcGCACTGGCAACAGCCATCGCAGTCATCAACATCTGGGACTGAGGGGTTATGAACACCTGTAGATGCTATCTCAGGATGCACTTACTCTCGTTCATGGGCTTGAGCATCTCATTGGTGATCTTGAACTTGCAGTCGACCTTGGGCTTCCTGCCCTTCTTGCCCTTCCTTCCCTTCTTCTTGGCCATGTCGTGTGCTTCTGTGGTCGAGTGTCTCTAAATCAATGTAACTTTTCACTAAGTACGTCTGCAGGTGTTGTCTGCTCAACGAGTGCTGCTCGAATCTCGGTTACGAAGGCCTTCAATTCTCAATTTGGATATTGTACTTCACCAGTAAGTGGCGCAATTTCCGCACAGCTCGTTTTCGCGCTGCAACGAAGAAGGCCGCGTTATTAGATCGCCTGATAATGATTTAGCTAATGGGATTGGCGCGTACTGCTCTTCTGTTTTAGTTTCCATCCAAAACTCGCGTAACGATAAcgaaagaatttatttttgtttattttgtgcgGCAGACAACATTTCCCGATTGAATATATAAAACGAATGCAAACCGAGCTATGATCTTTTACCCCCCGGCTACTTGGTGTTACTAAAAGTTTCGGGCGAGCTTCTGGATAAATGTGTTGTTTATTTCAGGGCCTACTTGGCATCtatactaaatatttttagtgagTTTGGACTGCGAGCTAATAATACGGAATGATCCATATTTAAACAatcttctatatatatattctttataagaAATCTACgatcttaaataatttttacctCACCTTCAACACAGGCCATATCGTACTCCTGCTGTCTCCCGTGGCAAGTCGAGCCACTCGGCTCCTTGCACCTCATTTTCCTGGTGGCCTGGAGGACCCCCTCGCATTCCTCGTAAACGGCGGTGGGAGCGTTATGATCTCCCACGCAGTAGACAGCCCCTCCTGACTGCCGCTTCTTCTTGCCCTTGGCGTCCTTGCCATCCTTACCCTTCTTGTCCTTACCATCCTTGTCCTTTTTGGCATCCTTGTCTTTGTCCGGCTTGCCCAGGAGTTCCGCCTCCAGTTTCTCCTGGATAAAGCGGGGATACGGCGGGATTCCCCCGCAGGGTCCGCATTTCTGCAGCTTTTGCTCGATGGGCGACATGTTACAGCGCTTCGTGGGAACAGTGGGACATTCTGGGAATATTGGGattaaaattatgtatttCATCTCATTTTTTCGAACGATATAAATTATGGAGGcaattttaaaagatataaatacttttttttctaaataaatgTCTTGAAtaattaactaaaaataacAGGGTTTTAGAGTACTCACCCCTGTCGAACTCGTCCTCGCAGTAGTCGGTGGGACACAGCTTGTCCAGGTTGCAGGAGTAGTACCTGAGGCACTTGGCCGGCGGTTCGTACCGCTTGGCACAGGGATCCACCATCTTGCACTGACGACAAGGGGGCTGGCCGCACGGGCCCTTGCAGCCCTTCTTCTCCATGGGTCCCCCGGTGGCGGTGCCTCCGCCGCAGCAGGGGCTGCAGGGATCGCACGGATCGCAGGGATCACACGGACCACAGGGAGGCGGACATGGTGGCCCGCAGCTAGGGGGAGGAGGACACGAGCCGCAGCAGGGAGGCGGAGGACAGGGACCACAGGGTCCGCAGCAGGGCTCCGGGCACTTGGGATTGCGCGAGCAGACCTTGCTGAAGGGGAAGGTGGACACTATGGCCGGACCATTGCAGACCAGCCGAAGGATCAGGACTATGTTGCCGGTCTGCATCTTGCAGAGATTGAAGAGGGGCAGCAATCGCTTGGACAACTCCGAGGTGGGGCACCACTGCTCGTGGCGTTCGTTGAGCTTCTCGTAGCAGGCGCAGTTGTCCAGGAGGCCCTTGCTAGTCGGCCCCTTCATCTTGGGCAGCTGGGCGATGTGGCCCAGCATGGCCCCCTCCCAGTTGGGGTTCTCCGCGTCGAAGGACTCCTTGACCCTGTCAAAGATCGGCTTcaccttcagctccgacagtCCGATCAGGAACTTGCAGCTCTCCGTGCGCTTCTTGTAGACATGCACCTGCAGCACATCCTTATCCGTGATCGGCGAGTCCAGGGTGAACAGGGCGCACTTTCCGCACTTGGGCGAGCATGGGTTAACGCAGGTGCCCACCTCCCGATCGCAGAGATTCACGTACACCGACGACCGGAACGTGATCTCCGTGCAGGTGGGGTACTCCTCCGGAGCACAGAGATTCTGGCGCGTGATCAGCAGGTCATCCACCACGAACTCGAACATGTACAGAAAGTTTCCTGCAATTTTTAGGGGCTTCTCGGGCTTCTCATTCTTGTCGGCCTTATCAGACTTGTCCATTGTTGCCGGAAAGAGGTAATTTTAACTTAACGACCCgataaaatgtgattttttggcaaaactaCTAATTTTTGTACCCGAACACACGCACTTTCAAAAATTTAGagaataaatttgaaattttgatcTTGATTTTGAACGGGAGTCCAGACGGGGAGACTGATGTGTTCGAACTggtaaaaagaatatatattcaagGACTACTGGTGCCATTTTCAAAAGAATTCAGAACACCGGCCTctaagttttttattatttagtgtacgtacaaattatttttacataacttatgaaaatatttatattatatatttctattatataataatctaGTGCATGCATGCTTAATTCACTTACATACCATACATACTATTATAATCAAACGTGTAAAATGTTTTCCGATTTAGATCATATATGAcatcatatatttttaatagaccATATTGCAGATAGCCTACACATTTAAAGATCCGATAGCCCCAACATTTTAAAACAGTAGAATTGATGTAGAAAATtacaaagtatttatttatttttataaaatgtaatgtgATTGGTACTTAGTCACATATCATAGTTAATCAGCGGGTTCCTTGACGGATATTGAAGATATCTCAAGATTACTGGATGACAACGGAATGTAGAATCCCGGCTGTACCTCCTCCCTACGCTTTCTTTGTTTTGATGGACTTGCAGGGATCGCAGGGATCGAATGGCGAGGGACAGGGAGCCGGCCATACCGCAGGGGCAGGACAGCAGCCAGGGCAGTTGGGATTCTTGCACTTGGGACTCTGGACGGGGAAGGAGGAGACGACGGAGGGACCATTGCACACCAGTCTCAGGATCAGGACTATGTTGCCGGTCTGCATCTTGCAGAGATTGAAGAGGGGCAGCATCCGCTTTGTCAGCTCCGAGGTGGGACACCATTGCTCGCGGCGCTCCCGGTGCTTCTCGTAGCAGGTAACGCAGTCATTGGTCTTCTTGCAGGGACCCCTGATCCTGGGCAATCGTGAGACGTGCGTCATCACGTTATCCTCCCAGTTTGTGTTCTGGAAATCGAACTCCTTCTTCACCCGGTCGAAGATCGGCTTCATCGGCAGCTCCGTCAATCCGAGGAGGAACTTGCAGCTCTCGGTGCGTTTCTTATAGACATGGATGTGCATCACATCTTCGTCCGTAATCGGCGAGTCCAGCGTGAACAGGGTGCACTTTCCGCTCTTTGGAGAGCACGGCGAGACACATTTACCATCCTCCCGATCGCGTATATTCAGGAAAATCGAGCGGAACGTGATCTCCGTGCAAGTGGGATACTCCTCCGGGGCACAGAGATTCGGCCGAGTAATTAAAAGATCGTCCACCACAAACTCCAGCATGTACAGGAAGTTGTCTGCAAGTCGAGAGGGGTTCTCCGCTTTgtccattttatttaaaagccaTAAATCTAGATGGACAACACTACAATATCTACACCAAATGagaagtttttattttttttatatctatgtTAAAGgtgaattttgaaattttctgGCCCTAAACACAAACTCCAAAATTTTGTGAAGATATGTTGGaaatttttctgattttgatGGCGTGCCGAAAAGTTGGGACTGGATGTTTGAATGATGTGAATAATTTCCCGAAGCTTGCCTGACATATttcaagaaacattttttcgtAGTTCCATATTTAGAATGAGACCCAAAATTGCTTTTCTACAGTTTCAGTTAAGAAGTGCGATATCTTCACGAATTTGTGGATACATTTTATAACATTTGAAATTATTCTTTTAAGCGAGAGTCATAATGTAACCCATTCTCATGTATGATTTTCAGTATGTTTCAgtatgggaacccaaaactccacttctagattccatcaCTTTGGTTCTTGGATCGTGATTTAGTCGTGacatttttacattaaaatgtttatatttaatgaaggtaaaaattttagctgATTTTAATggtcgatttttccgtaattccagaGGCTTTCAGATTGGGCACCCAAAACGGCTCTTCTAGATTGTATAACTTGAGCTATTTCCTTCCGATttagatgtgggatacctctatgagttt
This window of the Drosophila biarmipes strain raj3 chromosome 3L, RU_DBia_V1.1, whole genome shotgun sequence genome carries:
- the LOC108029122 gene encoding uncharacterized protein LOC108029122, with translation MAKKKGRKGKKGRKPKVDCKFKITNEMLKPMNENVDDCDGCCQCACDCDCSPELAPCFIQPTRPDPGPEAYDEFEACLNGSGLTIRVLKNTHKVESVLDGSETAPNLGADDDPCYREDPNDCEPKQESCLHEMLQRSSFARNHIKRRTGGRIINHPNIPKVRANIKYSGNDACETDNYYVPFSKIKEACDAQEAKVDCYRQRLCGGSDRIVPAQCPAQNQRSCCMQVERKDIMQTMKGVNLDTRRKGIEVCYKTCEETDSDVFLVKLGSKAKSQHKKNTIEIELRTPKQPVTLPISKVTTETYVSEEMLAGGKKGKKKKKGKGKGKGKKGKGKKK
- the LOC108029113 gene encoding uncharacterized protein LOC108029113; its protein translation is MDKSDKADKNEKPEKPLKIAGNFLYMFEFVVDDLLITRQNLCAPEEYPTCTEITFRSSVYVNLCDREVGTCVNPCSPKCGKCALFTLDSPITDKDVLQVHVYKKRTESCKFLIGLSELKVKPIFDRVKESFDAENPNWEGAMLGHIAQLPKMKGPTSKGLLDNCACYEKLNERHEQWCPTSELSKRLLPLFNLCKMQTGNIVLILRLVCNGPAIVSTFPFSKVCSRNPKCPEPCCGPCGPCPPPPCCGSCPPPPSCGPPCPPPCGPCDPCDPCDPCSPCCGGGTATGGPMEKKGCKGPCGQPPCRQCKMVDPCAKRYEPPAKCLRYYSCNLDKLCPTDYCEDEFDRECPTVPTKRCNMSPIEQKLQKCGPCGGIPPYPRFIQEKLEAELLGKPDKDKDAKKDKDGKDKKGKDGKDAKGKKKRQSGGAVYCVGDHNAPTAVYEECEGVLQATRKMRCKEPSGSTCHGRQQEYDMACVEARKRAVRKLRHLLVKYNIQIEN
- the LOC108029138 gene encoding uncharacterized protein LOC108029138 encodes the protein MDKAENPSRLADNFLYMLEFVVDDLLITRPNLCAPEEYPTCTEITFRSIFLNIRDREDGKCVSPCSPKSGKCTLFTLDSPITDEDVMHIHVYKKRTESCKFLLGLTELPMKPIFDRVKKEFDFQNTNWEDNVMTHVSRLPRIRGPCKKTNDCVTCYEKHRERREQWCPTSELTKRMLPLFNLCKMQTGNIVLILRLVCNGPSVVSSFPVQSPKCKNPNCPGCCPAPAVWPAPCPSPFDPCDPCKSIKTKKA